One region of Ahniella affigens genomic DNA includes:
- a CDS encoding phasin family protein, translating into MRQNVKFKKVSKPAQVSDTGRTLWLATLGAMSLAQKQGEKAIDALVAEGTAFQNKAKKFSKTLNNDAKKFKANVEKKVDGLVSPIRARATKNVQEVESAVTERIGAVLGRFGVPSKGDVQELLTRVSELNREIKTGARKAARARA; encoded by the coding sequence ATGCGTCAGAACGTCAAATTCAAGAAAGTCAGCAAGCCAGCCCAGGTGAGTGACACTGGCCGCACGCTGTGGCTGGCCACGCTCGGTGCGATGTCTTTGGCCCAGAAGCAGGGCGAAAAGGCGATCGATGCGCTGGTCGCCGAAGGCACCGCGTTCCAGAACAAAGCGAAGAAGTTCAGCAAGACGCTGAACAACGACGCCAAGAAGTTCAAGGCCAATGTCGAGAAGAAAGTCGATGGTCTTGTCAGCCCGATCCGCGCCCGCGCAACGAAGAACGTGCAGGAAGTGGAATCGGCCGTGACCGAACGCATCGGCGCCGTGCTTGGTCGTTTTGGCGTGCCATCGAAGGGCGACGTACAGGAACTCCTGACGCGCGTTTCCGAGTTGAACCGCGAGATCAAGACTGGCGCCCGTAAGGCCGCCCGCGCTCGCGCGTAA
- a CDS encoding glycosyltransferase yields the protein MADSPLVTALIRSMDRPVLRRALDCAAAQTYPNLEILVVAACGARHQELPATWNGRPVRMVRSDSRLPRAEAANAGLDTARGEWINLLDDDDEWTADHVEHLLTFATQGSARLVYATAEIRNEHNEHAGFVGRHGTHMQLYYQNRSQPTATMFHRSLIEDGARFDPAFEILEDWDFAIQCARLTEFRWLPEVTCIWHAGAGESGCGVGANEDREKHQRFADRVRAKWRHQFESWMQDPKEMLFLGQRHLKEGNVDTALDLLETVLAALPNDLNALNLCAMANMHANRLGRAEELLNQANRLRPGLAPITANLELVRARRLAASGSDQ from the coding sequence GTGGCTGATTCTCCACTGGTGACCGCGCTGATCCGAAGTATGGATCGGCCAGTGCTGCGCCGTGCGTTGGATTGCGCGGCGGCACAAACCTATCCCAATCTTGAGATCCTTGTGGTCGCCGCGTGCGGCGCGCGTCATCAGGAACTGCCGGCCACCTGGAACGGTCGGCCGGTCAGGATGGTGCGGTCGGATTCCCGTTTGCCGCGAGCCGAAGCCGCGAATGCGGGTCTCGATACGGCGCGTGGCGAGTGGATCAATCTGCTCGATGACGACGATGAATGGACGGCCGATCATGTCGAGCACCTGCTGACGTTTGCAACGCAAGGCAGCGCAAGGCTGGTGTACGCGACTGCCGAGATTCGCAATGAGCACAATGAGCATGCGGGGTTTGTGGGTCGCCATGGCACCCACATGCAGCTCTACTACCAGAATCGCTCGCAGCCCACGGCGACGATGTTCCATCGCTCATTGATAGAGGATGGTGCGCGCTTCGACCCGGCGTTCGAGATTCTTGAGGATTGGGATTTTGCGATTCAGTGTGCGCGACTGACTGAGTTTCGTTGGCTGCCCGAAGTCACCTGCATCTGGCATGCGGGCGCCGGCGAGTCTGGTTGTGGCGTGGGCGCAAACGAAGACCGCGAAAAGCATCAGCGCTTTGCGGATCGCGTGCGGGCCAAGTGGCGGCACCAGTTCGAATCGTGGATGCAGGACCCGAAAGAGATGCTGTTTCTCGGCCAACGGCATTTGAAAGAAGGCAATGTAGACACCGCCTTGGATCTGCTCGAAACGGTACTTGCCGCGTTACCGAACGATCTCAACGCCCTGAATCTGTGTGCGATGGCGAACATGCACGCGAACCGCTTGGGACGTGCCGAAGAATTGCTGAATCAGGCGAATCGATTGCGCCCTGGGCTTGCGCCAATCACTGCGAACCTCGAGTTGGTGCGGGCGCGTCGATTGGCAGCCAGCGGTAGTGACCAATAA
- a CDS encoding DUF1287 domain-containing protein, translating into MFRHRFVALLCTVLLVTSHVVAAAPDASTPDASTKALLGQATKQIGVTLSYDPNYRQLGYPMGDVPRSTGVCTDVVIRAYRDAFGIDLQQRVHEDMRANFKQYPRKWGLKKPDRNIDHRRVPNLMTFLTRQQASLPISKIASDYQAGDIVTWDLGGGITHIGLVDQTATADARPLIIHNIGAGTQREDLLFEYKIIGHYRWLPIDAPAPTRGSQ; encoded by the coding sequence ATGTTCCGCCATCGATTTGTTGCGTTGCTCTGCACGGTGTTGCTGGTCACGAGCCATGTGGTCGCTGCGGCGCCTGATGCGTCGACACCTGACGCATCGACGAAAGCATTGCTAGGTCAAGCCACCAAGCAGATTGGGGTCACGCTGAGTTACGACCCGAACTACCGTCAGCTCGGTTATCCGATGGGCGATGTGCCCCGCAGCACGGGCGTGTGTACTGATGTGGTCATTCGCGCTTACCGCGATGCGTTTGGCATCGACCTGCAGCAGCGGGTGCATGAGGACATGCGGGCGAATTTCAAGCAATACCCGAGAAAATGGGGGCTCAAAAAGCCGGATCGCAACATTGATCACCGCCGCGTGCCCAATCTGATGACGTTTCTGACGCGCCAGCAAGCGAGCCTGCCGATCAGCAAGATCGCGTCGGACTATCAGGCCGGTGACATCGTCACGTGGGACTTGGGTGGTGGCATCACCCATATTGGTCTTGTTGATCAAACGGCGACTGCCGACGCCCGCCCGCTGATTATTCACAACATTGGGGCCGGCACGCAACGCGAGGATCTGTTGTTCGAATACAAGATTATTGGTCACTACCGCTGGCTGCCAATCGACGCGCCCGCACCAACTCGAGGTTCGCAGTGA
- a CDS encoding TIGR01777 family oxidoreductase, whose protein sequence is MGGFQVLLVFQVFLGALDTVWHHELTEQLANRERQRRELAWHACRSLLYGLLLGLLAWVDFRGAWLLLPLSLFSVELMITLADFVEEDQSRLLPPTERILHTVMAINAGALLVAWLQPLTVAPLPSTIAWRSFDGFAAFLTVMAGLAMVSGLRDAFAAKKPLSMNTTLLPQRPLRVLITGGSGFIGSTLVHRLLGSGHHVSILSRQPRRTSMMFAGQAACFDRIEAIGQQQYDLIINLAGAPVVGLPWTKARRRVLWDSRVTLTRDLVTHLATLPRKDRPVFVQASAMGYYGQHAASSREQDPPGVDFGGQLCAAWENAAELVRDAGYRLIILRLGLVLGTQGGILPPLKLSAHFGGASVLGDGRQDFPWIHLDDVHGSIERLVQNRDAEGAFNLCAPERVDQAAFTRALAKSVHRPQWLRVPATPMRWLLGQMADMLLASPPATCQRLQAMHYGFRHPTLAAALKACG, encoded by the coding sequence ATGGGCGGGTTCCAAGTACTTCTGGTTTTCCAGGTTTTTTTGGGCGCTCTGGATACGGTTTGGCATCACGAACTGACCGAGCAGCTCGCGAACCGCGAGCGTCAGCGGCGGGAGCTCGCGTGGCATGCCTGCCGATCCCTTCTGTACGGGTTGTTGCTCGGGCTGCTAGCCTGGGTCGACTTCCGGGGGGCTTGGTTGTTGTTGCCACTATCGCTCTTTTCGGTCGAGCTGATGATCACGCTGGCTGACTTTGTTGAAGAAGACCAAAGTCGATTGCTGCCTCCTACCGAGCGCATTTTGCATACGGTCATGGCAATCAACGCAGGGGCGTTGCTGGTCGCCTGGTTGCAGCCGCTGACTGTTGCGCCTTTGCCAAGCACGATTGCTTGGCGTTCGTTTGACGGGTTCGCTGCTTTTCTGACCGTGATGGCCGGACTAGCGATGGTGTCTGGCCTGCGTGATGCATTCGCCGCTAAGAAGCCACTCAGCATGAACACAACGCTGTTGCCACAACGACCTTTGCGCGTCCTGATCACCGGCGGCAGCGGCTTTATTGGGTCGACGCTGGTGCATCGGCTCCTGGGATCTGGTCACCACGTCAGCATCCTGAGTCGGCAGCCCCGGCGCACGTCGATGATGTTTGCGGGTCAGGCGGCCTGTTTTGATCGCATCGAGGCCATCGGCCAGCAGCAGTACGACCTCATCATCAATCTTGCCGGCGCGCCGGTGGTTGGATTGCCTTGGACAAAAGCGCGTCGGCGTGTGCTGTGGGACTCGCGCGTGACCTTGACGCGTGATCTCGTGACGCATCTGGCCACATTGCCACGTAAGGATCGGCCAGTCTTCGTGCAGGCTTCAGCGATGGGCTACTACGGCCAGCACGCCGCCAGCAGTCGCGAGCAGGATCCACCCGGCGTGGACTTTGGCGGGCAACTCTGCGCCGCTTGGGAAAATGCCGCGGAGCTGGTCCGCGATGCGGGTTATCGGCTCATCATTCTGCGCCTTGGGCTGGTCCTCGGCACGCAGGGCGGCATTCTGCCGCCACTGAAGCTCTCTGCGCACTTTGGTGGTGCCAGTGTGCTCGGCGACGGTCGCCAGGACTTCCCCTGGATTCACCTGGATGACGTGCATGGCAGTATCGAACGGCTAGTGCAGAATCGCGACGCAGAAGGCGCATTCAACCTGTGCGCACCAGAACGTGTCGACCAGGCAGCGTTTACCCGTGCGTTGGCAAAATCAGTGCACCGGCCGCAATGGTTGCGCGTACCAGCGACCCCGATGCGTTGGCTGCTTGGGCAGATGGCTGACATGTTGCTCGCCAGCCCGCCAGCGACGTGTCAGCGCCTACAGGCTATGCATTACGGATTTCGTCATCCAACCTTGGCTGCGGCGCTGAAGGCGTGCGGATGA